TCACGGGTAAACCGGGCTGGACCACAGACTCAACTAAAGCTGCAAAAACGGGGTGGACGCGACTCCCTGGCAACTTGATTATGCAGTGGGGCGTCGTCAGCGGTAAAGGTACGCTGACTATCACATACCCCATTGAATTCACAACTTTCGCGGTGCCTGTCATGAATGGTACTGCTGACGGAACATGGGATAACGACGACCAAAACCCGGCAATCATAAAACAGTCTTTGACAGGCTTTACGGCTAATTCGTCTCTTTCAAACCAAGCCACTATCAACTGGATAGCTATCGGTAAGTAAATTAGGATCGTGATTGATATAAGCATAATAATAAGTACAGCAGTTTTGCAGGGCTACGACCAGAACAGCGGCATTATTGAAATCTACGGACTCAACTACTAATGGAGGTATTCAACATGACTCAGGAAGAAATTGATTATATGAACGATCCATTCGTGCAGAAGGCAGGCGAGGCTATCGCCCCCTCTTATTTTGAGCTTGTATTCAGGTTTAAGTGCCAGCCTTTTGAATCCGTGCCTGTTTACTGGCGCAAACAGGTTCGCGACTACTACGAGGCGCATAAACATGAATTGTATGACTACAGCCCGGCCACGGATTATTTTAACCCTATCCTGCCGGACGAAGCACCTGCTGACGTAGAAAAGAAAAAAAACGAGGACAACGGCAATGAGTGACAGGGAACTGCACGACGTCGTTGTACAACAGTTAAACAGTATGAGCGCATGGCAGCATGACACCACCGAACTGCTGCGCTCAATGTCAGAGCGGCTGGCTCGTCTTGAGAATAGTGTCGACAATCTGGAGAAGCGCCGGGAAGCAGACGACGGCAAGCTGACAGAACTGGAAGCTCTTAAAAATCAGGGCATTGGTGCCAAAGGAGTAGTTGCAGCGATTGTTGCAGCTATTCCTGGCATTGTTGCTCTACTGAAACTGTCTTTGTGAGGAAGTAAAAATGAAAGCGATTATGTATATTCTTCAAAACTGGACGCTTACTCATACTTTTGTACTGGCTTTTCTTGCCGGCTGGTTCGCCAATGGTTTTGGCGCAGGCCTAGATCTCACGGCCCTGGCCACAGCTTACGGCGTAGCTGCTGGCGTCAATGTTACAAAGTACGGCATTGCGTCCACATTGAATTCAAAACCTGGAGAAAAGCCAGAGGTGAAGTAAATGGTAGATCTGGAAAATCCATTCCGAGACGGCAGACCTGGCAAGGACGGCAAGGACGGCCTGTCAGCTTATGACATAGCAGTAAAGCATGGGTATGTCGGCACAGAAGAAGAATGGTTGGCCAGTCTGCATGGCAGGGACGGGCGTGACGGTTTAAGCGTTCAAGGGCCAGCAGGCGTTCAAGGGCCGCAGGGTGAAAATGGCTTATCCGCTTATGAGCTTGACTGTCAGGAAGGTTTTGTTGGTACAAGGCAGGAATGGCTGCAGAGCTTAAAGACACAAGGAAAAAAGCTGCCAGAGCTGCAACAGGACATACTCAATATGGCCTTACCTGCCACTGCGGAGAAAAAGTTTCTCACAGGCGCGCAGGACGTAATCGGCGCAGTCAATGAAACAAAAAGCTCAACGCAGGCAGCAGTACAAACACAAACCGCTATAACAAACATGCTGACCATTCAACTCGCCCAGCTCAATGCTAAGGTGAAAATGATAGAACAGCAACTGAAGAAGTAAAAAGGGAGAATTATTCATGAAAGTATTTTTGAATCCAGGACATGATAGAACTTATGACTCCGGCGCTTGTCACTGGAGCGGCACACGCGAGGCAGACATTGCCTGGCTGATCGGCTGCAAAGTACAGGAGTATCTGGAAGCTGCCGGCGTAGAAACAATGATTATGCAGAGCGACAACCTTTGCGGCTGGGACTGTGACCGCGAGGATCGCCCCAAGGCTGTATGCAAGACTTCTGATAACTGGGAGGCCGATCTCTTCGTATCAATTCACTGCAACGCATTCAACCAAGAAGCCAAAGGTACAGAAGTGGAGTATATTTCCGCCGCTGGCGCAAAGGCTGCCCAGTGCATTCAGGATCAGATTGTGGACGCACTTGGCACTGTAGACCGCGGCATAAAAGTTCGTCGCGATCTCATGGTTCTAAAGCATACGGACGCCGTAGCTGTGCTGGTCGAATGTGCATTCATTGATAACGACGAAGATCATGAAAAACTGGTTAACCGTACGGACGAATTCGCCGCAGTTATTGCACGAGGCATTACGGATTACGAACTGACTCTGTAAATATAGAAAGCCCCCATGCGCGCGCATGGGGGAATTTTTTACCAAGGTATATTGTTCGCTTTTTTAAACCCTTCTTGGTATATGTGAAACAGAGTAAGGGCGATAAATTGACCAACAGTATTAGGTTTCACCAATTGCCAGTCTTTGTCAGAAGTAGTTTTAACATAACGACCATTTTTATCATAAACAGCCACTGCTTCATTTTTCAAAAATATACTGTCTACACTTCCATACCAAACCGCAAGGTTAATGAGTTCATAATCTCCGTCCGCTTTCACATTTTTCAATTTCACGCGAAGTTCCTTCTTGTCCCATTTCCCGGTATTGCGGTCAACATAGAACTTTGAATATTCATTTGAAAACAACGGGCACCAATCCGCAGCAGAACAGTGGGAAAGCGGCAAAAACAACGAGAACAGCAACGTAACAACTACAAATACTTTTTTCATAAAGACCTCCAGCAAAAATGA
The sequence above is drawn from the Selenomonas ruminantium subsp. lactilytica TAM6421 genome and encodes:
- a CDS encoding N-acetylmuramoyl-L-alanine amidase family protein, producing MKVFLNPGHDRTYDSGACHWSGTREADIAWLIGCKVQEYLEAAGVETMIMQSDNLCGWDCDREDRPKAVCKTSDNWEADLFVSIHCNAFNQEAKGTEVEYISAAGAKAAQCIQDQIVDALGTVDRGIKVRRDLMVLKHTDAVAVLVECAFIDNDEDHEKLVNRTDEFAAVIARGITDYELTL